From Erigeron canadensis isolate Cc75 chromosome 8, C_canadensis_v1, whole genome shotgun sequence, one genomic window encodes:
- the LOC122578493 gene encoding LOW QUALITY PROTEIN: F-box protein AUF1 (The sequence of the model RefSeq protein was modified relative to this genomic sequence to represent the inferred CDS: inserted 1 base in 1 codon) encodes MASSLSSMLTGDPSSEQTNFTADDADIFDHLPDPIILTIFNNISDIKTLTRCRAVSRRFNSLVPQSDSLTLRVDRVINSVDSDDENDPSPVMGFIKSIVKLIHDLISVPNDVENRQVLTQNSPAAILREFEKVKELVIELPNGDLRLEKRVGIKWKAEFGKSLKSCVILGFRCGGGGEGDLGGGGGLKTRVVWTISALIAASARHFMAREIVKENSNLKKLIVMDKEGEGVVIMNEFGINEFRDDFNEVREGTNEEEQGGNXNGGVWWRSNRTRVPAVWMRMRHEARLELSNGVVLEGATLVVVRPTSIGSSVEDEEKWDQVLVSGDRGFEGVYGEAVAKLIKRRSYLLEMDSF; translated from the exons ATGGCATCTTCACTTTCCTCAATGCTCACCGGAGATCCATCATCGGAACAAACCAATTTCACAGCCGACGACGCCGACATCTTTGACCATCTACCAGACCCAATAATCTTAACAATCTTCAACAACATTTCCGACATAAAAACATTAACCCGATGCCGAGCCGTGTCTCGTCGGTTCAACTCACTAGTCCCACAATCTGACTCACTAACACTCCGAGTCGACCGAGTCATCAACTCAGTTGATTCGGATGACGAAAATGATCCATCCCCTGTAATGGGTTTCATCAAATCCATCGTGAAGTTAATCCACGACTTGATTTCCGTCCCAAATGATGTAGAAAACCGGCAAGTTTTGACCCAAAACTCGCCGGCGGCGATTTTGAGAGAATTTGAAAAAGTTAAAGAACTTGTGATTGAGTTACCAAACGGTGATTTAAGATTAGAAAAACGTGTTGGGATTAAATGGAAAGCTGAGTTtggaaaaagtttaaaaagttgTGTGATTTTGGGTTTCCGGTGCGGCGGCGGCGGAGAAGGCGATTTAGGCGGCGGCGGCGGGTTAAAGACAAGGGTAGTTTGGACAATAAGTGCATTAATTGCGGCTTCTGCTAGACATTTTATGGCAAGAGAGATTGTGAAAGAAAATagtaatttaaaaaagttaattgtGATGGATAAAGAAGGGGAAGGGGTAGTAATTATGAACGAATTCGGTATAAATGAATTTCGAGACGATTTTAACGAAGTTAGGGAAGGGACTAATGAGGAGGAACAAGGGGGGA TAAATGGTGGGGTATGGTGGAGAAGTAATAGGACTAGAGTGCCGGCGGTTTGGATGCGAATGAGGCACGAGGCGAGGTTAGAGTTGTCGAATGGCGTGGTTTTAGAAGGGGCTACATTAGTCGTGGTTAGACCGACTAGTATTGGTAGCAGTGTCGAGGATGAGGAAAAGTGGGACCAAGTATTGGTATCGGGTGATAGAGGGTTTGAGGGTGTGTATGGTGAGGCGGTCGCGAAACTTATTAAACGTAGGAGTTATCTGCTTGAGATGGATTCGTTTTGA
- the LOC122580676 gene encoding NDR1/HIN1-like protein 13, translating into MEGREYSSTDDIYSENHNVISSSDDEEEDDLLDSYNGTYVIQVPKDQIYRVPPPENAIFAEARRIAVPEKTICFSLKCVLLYALILSLIITFITGISLAIADTNDPIFRIRRIHVTTKGKGDNKHHEFEFTLRSKNTNNRAVLSFKKGGKVSLSYRERRIAKAKFPSFEQDTNSFESMNLELESGSGRRLPKVVQKSINGTSYAPIRLSLGFNVPLSFNVGVFTVKSKKLSIVCNLKVNRLGKYTRILSQDCDYSTN; encoded by the coding sequence ATGGAGGGGCGGGAGTATTCTTCCACAGACGACATCTATTCCGAGAACCACAACGTTATATCTAGttcagatgatgaagaggaagatGATCTCCTAGACTCGTATAATGGAACGTATGTAATCCAAGTCCCAAAAGACCAAATCTATCGTGTCCCGCCTCCAGAAAACGCAATATTTGCTGAAGCTAGACGCATTGCTGTCCCTGAAAAAACGATATGTTTTTCATTAAAATGTGTATTACTCTATGCTCTCATTCTTTCCTTGATTATCACTTTCATAACGGGGATTAGTTTAGCCATTGCCGATACAAATGACCCTATTTTTCGTATTAGACGTATACATGTCACAACAAAAGGAAAGGGTGATAACAAACACCATGAGTTTGAGTTCACATTAAGATCAAAAAACACTAACAATCGTGCGGTCTTGTCCTTTAAAAAAGGCGGAAAAGTTTCATTATCGTATAGAGAAAGACGTATAGCTAAAGCTAAATTTCCATCATTTGAACAAGATACCAATTCTTTTGAGAGCATGAATTTAGAGCTAGAAAGTGGTTCCGGAAGGAGATTACCTAAGGTAGTACAGAAGAGCATAAATGGTACCTCTTATGCACCTATTAGGTTGTCATTAGGATTTAATGTTCCGTTAAGCTTTAATGTTGGGGTGTTTACGGTTAAGAGCAAAAAATTATCCATAGTATGCAACCTTAAAGTAAACAGGTTAGGAAAGTACACTCGAATTTTGTCTCAAGATTGTGATTATTCAACTAACTAG